One window from the genome of Haloprofundus halobius encodes:
- a CDS encoding aminotransferase class I/II-fold pyridoxal phosphate-dependent enzyme has protein sequence MELPPFELERWLDEYEPSADLMLAESGVRSLPVERFDLDVGELGYVIPTDGDPQFRADIAERYGRSADEVVLTCGTQEADFLTFMALLDDGDHAVVVAPTYQSLESVPESVGSVTTVRTEPPNWGLSVDAVADAVQPETRLVVLTNPSNPTGTYLGPETMAALYDLVADNDAYLLVDEVYRMLADDPHPPAAALGPRAISTAGVSKSYGLAGARLGWVVAHPELADTVRKWKDYTTISPPMLGQHIAKQALGEKEDEILRENRKHAKANRDRVAAFVDEYELEWSEPVGVNAFPTVPDGFESGKEFCRSVFDAESVVLAPGDVFGYPDRFRLGFGLHTDELVEGLERVGRHIESVRDD, from the coding sequence ATGGAACTCCCCCCCTTCGAGTTGGAGCGGTGGCTCGACGAGTACGAACCGAGCGCGGATCTGATGCTCGCCGAGAGCGGCGTCCGAAGCCTTCCGGTGGAGCGGTTCGACCTCGACGTCGGCGAGTTGGGCTACGTCATCCCCACCGACGGCGACCCGCAGTTCCGAGCCGACATCGCCGAGCGGTACGGCAGAAGCGCCGACGAAGTCGTCCTCACGTGTGGAACGCAGGAAGCGGACTTTCTGACGTTCATGGCCCTGTTGGACGACGGTGACCACGCGGTCGTCGTCGCGCCGACGTACCAGTCGCTCGAGAGCGTCCCCGAATCAGTTGGGTCGGTGACGACGGTGCGAACCGAGCCACCGAACTGGGGCCTCTCCGTCGATGCCGTCGCCGACGCGGTACAGCCCGAGACCCGACTCGTGGTACTGACGAACCCGAGCAACCCGACGGGTACGTATCTCGGACCGGAGACGATGGCGGCCCTCTACGACCTCGTGGCCGACAACGACGCCTATCTGCTCGTCGACGAGGTGTATCGGATGCTCGCCGACGACCCCCATCCCCCTGCCGCGGCGCTCGGTCCGCGGGCGATTTCGACCGCTGGCGTCTCGAAGTCGTACGGCCTCGCCGGTGCGCGACTCGGGTGGGTCGTCGCCCACCCCGAACTCGCCGACACAGTCCGCAAATGGAAAGATTACACGACCATCTCGCCGCCGATGCTCGGCCAGCATATCGCCAAGCAGGCGCTCGGCGAAAAAGAAGACGAAATACTCCGTGAGAACCGCAAGCACGCAAAGGCGAACCGTGACCGTGTGGCGGCGTTCGTCGACGAGTACGAGTTGGAGTGGTCCGAACCGGTCGGCGTCAACGCGTTCCCGACGGTTCCCGACGGGTTCGAGTCGGGCAAGGAGTTCTGTCGGTCGGTGTTCGACGCCGAGAGCGTCGTTCTCGCGCCCGGCGACGTGTTCGGTTACCCCGACCGCTTCCGACTCGGCTTCGGACTGCACACCGACGAACTGGTGGAGGGGCTCGAACGCGTAGGTCGGCACATCGAGAGCGTCCGAGACGACTGA
- a CDS encoding PLP-dependent cysteine synthase family protein, giving the protein MTTHAAPLDSVLDAIGETPLTSVHAAPDDVPVYAKLESFNPGASVKDRIGKYMLERMLERGDVSPGGTVVEPTAGNTGIGIAVAAGQLDLNAIFVVPERFSVEKQQLMRALGAEVVNTPSEDGMGRAIDRAHELAEELDDAVVPQQFSNPLNTEAHYETTGPEVYEALDGEVGAIVAGCGTAGTLMGMARYGRERHPNTYVVAVEPQGSLYRTLKGKDAEEGEYKTEGIGTHDPSTNGLFDPELVDDIVAVPDRDTHAEMQRLAAEEGHLVASSSAANSLVARDVAEAIESGEIDAPYDSVVTVFPDSSERYLSKGVYGSFEEWEG; this is encoded by the coding sequence ATGACTACTCACGCCGCTCCGCTCGACTCCGTGTTGGACGCTATCGGCGAGACACCGCTTACCTCGGTGCACGCCGCCCCCGACGACGTTCCCGTCTACGCGAAACTGGAGTCGTTCAACCCCGGCGCGAGCGTCAAGGACCGTATCGGCAAGTACATGCTCGAACGGATGCTCGAACGCGGCGACGTCTCCCCCGGCGGGACGGTGGTCGAACCGACAGCGGGCAACACCGGTATCGGCATCGCCGTCGCCGCCGGACAACTGGATTTGAACGCGATCTTCGTCGTTCCTGAACGATTCAGCGTCGAGAAACAGCAGTTGATGCGCGCACTCGGTGCGGAGGTCGTCAACACGCCCAGCGAGGACGGGATGGGCCGCGCCATCGACCGCGCCCACGAACTCGCGGAGGAACTCGACGACGCCGTCGTCCCGCAGCAGTTCTCGAACCCGCTGAACACCGAGGCCCACTACGAGACGACCGGTCCCGAGGTGTACGAGGCGCTCGACGGCGAAGTCGGCGCTATCGTCGCCGGGTGCGGCACCGCGGGGACGCTCATGGGGATGGCCCGCTACGGCCGCGAGAGACACCCCAACACCTACGTCGTCGCCGTCGAACCGCAGGGGTCGCTCTACCGGACGCTCAAAGGGAAAGACGCCGAGGAGGGCGAGTACAAGACCGAGGGTATCGGTACGCACGACCCCAGCACGAACGGACTGTTCGACCCCGAACTCGTCGACGACATCGTCGCCGTTCCCGACCGCGACACCCACGCGGAGATGCAGCGTCTCGCCGCCGAGGAGGGCCACCTCGTCGCTTCCAGCAGCGCCGCCAACTCTCTCGTTGCCCGCGACGTGGCCGAGGCCATCGAAAGCGGAGAGATCGATGCTCCGTACGATTCGGTGGTGACGGTGTTTCCGGACTCCAGCGAGCGCTACCTCTCGAAGGGCGTCTACGGGTCGTTCGAGGAGTGGGAGGGGTAG
- a CDS encoding carbonic anhydrase has translation MHETFLELLKHNAEHADAFGSAFSDVQDSQHPEAVTVCCSDSRVLQDHIWGNEEPGHIFTCSNIGNRVVQRTDAGEVVSGDVLYPIAHTGTELAVVVGHTGCGAVTATYDALTDGVSDAPGIEYCLDMLKPRLESGVGALPGDVDRDEAINRLVEYNVDRQVEFLVESDDVPERVEIVGVVYDFQDVYSDRRGEVHVVNVGGETSVETLRAAHPELASRVERLWEY, from the coding sequence ATGCACGAGACGTTTCTCGAACTGCTGAAGCACAACGCCGAGCACGCGGACGCCTTCGGCTCGGCGTTCTCCGACGTCCAGGACTCCCAACACCCCGAAGCAGTCACCGTCTGTTGCTCGGACTCCCGCGTTCTGCAGGACCACATCTGGGGCAACGAAGAACCCGGCCACATCTTCACGTGCAGCAACATCGGCAACCGCGTCGTTCAGCGGACCGACGCTGGAGAGGTGGTCTCCGGCGACGTGCTCTATCCCATCGCGCACACCGGGACCGAACTCGCGGTCGTCGTCGGCCACACCGGGTGCGGCGCGGTCACGGCGACGTACGACGCGCTGACCGACGGTGTCTCCGACGCTCCCGGCATCGAATACTGCCTCGATATGCTGAAACCGCGCCTCGAATCCGGTGTCGGCGCGCTCCCCGGGGATGTCGACCGCGACGAAGCGATAAATCGGCTCGTCGAGTACAACGTCGACAGACAGGTCGAGTTCCTCGTCGAGAGCGACGACGTGCCGGAGCGCGTCGAAATCGTCGGCGTCGTCTACGACTTTCAGGACGTCTACTCGGACCGACGCGGGGAAGTACACGTCGTCAACGTCGGCGGCGAAACGAGCGTCGAGACGCTGCGAGCGGCGCATCCGGAGCTCGCCTCGCGCGTCGAACGTCTCTGGGAGTACTGA
- the surE gene encoding 5'/3'-nucleotidase SurE, producing the protein MDRPHILLTNDDGIESVGFVALYDALSEVADVTAVAPADDQSAVGRKMSHRVDVTEHELGYAIEGTPADCTVVGLESLCPDADMVVAGCNKGANLGAYVLGRSGTVSAAVEAAFFDVPAIAASLYIPAGDVPWQEAATEPEAFREATDATTYLVENALEAGVFEQAEYLNVNAPLPGHDPAPMQVTRPSTMYEMTAEHDAENGHITLTDNVWTRMRNDDIPDPDGTDRRAIVDGKVSVSPLTAPHTTERHESLDGLATAYRR; encoded by the coding sequence ATGGATAGGCCTCACATCCTCTTGACGAACGACGACGGCATCGAGAGCGTCGGGTTCGTCGCGCTGTACGACGCGCTGTCGGAAGTGGCCGACGTGACGGCCGTCGCTCCCGCCGACGACCAGAGCGCCGTCGGTCGGAAGATGTCTCACCGGGTCGACGTGACCGAGCACGAACTGGGCTACGCGATCGAGGGGACACCCGCCGACTGCACCGTCGTCGGCCTCGAATCGCTCTGTCCGGATGCGGATATGGTGGTCGCCGGGTGCAACAAGGGGGCGAACCTCGGGGCGTACGTCCTCGGTCGCTCGGGAACCGTCAGCGCCGCCGTCGAAGCCGCCTTCTTCGACGTTCCCGCCATCGCCGCCTCGCTGTACATCCCCGCGGGCGACGTGCCGTGGCAGGAGGCGGCGACCGAACCCGAGGCGTTCCGCGAAGCGACCGACGCCACCACCTATCTCGTCGAGAACGCCCTCGAGGCCGGCGTCTTCGAGCAAGCGGAGTATCTGAACGTCAACGCGCCGTTGCCTGGCCACGACCCCGCGCCGATGCAGGTGACGCGCCCGTCGACGATGTACGAGATGACCGCCGAACACGACGCCGAGAACGGGCACATCACCCTCACCGACAACGTCTGGACGCGGATGCGAAACGACGATATCCCGGATCCCGACGGCACCGACCGCCGCGCCATCGTCGACGGGAAAGTCAGTGTCTCGCCGCTGACCGCGCCGCACACGACCGAGCGTCACGAGTCGCTCGACGGGTTGGCGACGGCGTACCGGCGGTAG
- a CDS encoding CoA-binding protein encodes MPITDDDGLRTLLEHDTIAVVGCSSTPGKDAHEIPAYLQERGYDVIPVNPYADEILGRRAYDSVGDVEEVIDLVDVFRPSEEVAGIVDEVVARKKERGDVEAIWLQLGISDDEAAARAEAAGLEIVQDRCMKVEHGRLMA; translated from the coding sequence ATGCCGATTACAGACGACGACGGACTGCGGACGCTGCTCGAACACGACACTATAGCGGTCGTCGGCTGTTCGTCGACGCCCGGCAAGGACGCCCACGAAATTCCGGCGTATCTGCAGGAACGCGGCTACGACGTGATTCCGGTCAACCCCTACGCCGACGAGATTCTGGGTCGGAGAGCGTACGACTCCGTGGGCGACGTCGAGGAGGTGATCGACCTCGTGGACGTGTTCCGCCCGAGCGAGGAGGTCGCGGGCATCGTCGACGAGGTCGTCGCCCGTAAGAAGGAGCGCGGCGACGTCGAAGCCATCTGGCTCCAACTCGGCATCAGCGACGACGAGGCCGCCGCCCGCGCGGAGGCGGCGGGACTCGAAATCGTCCAAGACCGCTGTATGAAGGTCGAACACGGTCGGCTGATGGCGTGA
- a CDS encoding RAD55 family ATPase, which produces MYDLTPALDERVDPGTNLLVSGPPLTGKRTVALDILASGTADGDGSIYVTTKDSAERVLDEFGDRVAYEDRPVSVVDCVTRQRGVGDARDDSRVKYTSSPVDMTGIGIKLSEFLQAFYAEQNVGRNRIAVHSLSTLLMYSNLQTVFRFLHVFTGRVQSVDGLGLFCIDSTVHDDRTLNTLKQLFDGIVITSEDAPPTVRL; this is translated from the coding sequence ATGTATGACCTCACGCCCGCACTCGACGAGCGAGTCGACCCCGGGACGAACTTGCTGGTCTCCGGCCCACCGCTCACCGGCAAACGAACCGTCGCCCTCGACATCCTCGCGTCGGGGACCGCCGACGGCGACGGAAGCATCTACGTGACGACGAAGGACAGCGCCGAGCGCGTCCTCGACGAGTTCGGCGACCGAGTCGCCTACGAGGACCGCCCCGTCTCCGTCGTCGACTGCGTCACCCGTCAGCGAGGCGTCGGCGACGCCCGAGACGACAGCCGGGTGAAGTACACGTCGTCCCCGGTCGACATGACGGGTATCGGTATCAAACTCTCGGAGTTCCTGCAGGCGTTCTACGCCGAGCAAAACGTCGGCCGAAACCGTATCGCGGTCCACTCGCTGTCGACGCTTCTGATGTACTCGAACCTCCAGACGGTGTTTCGCTTCCTCCACGTCTTCACGGGCCGCGTCCAGAGCGTCGACGGACTGGGACTGTTCTGCATCGACTCGACGGTCCACGACGACCGAACGCTCAACACGCTCAAACAACTGTTCGACGGTATCGTCATAACCAGCGAGGACGCGCCGCCGACGGTTCGCCTCTGA
- a CDS encoding DUF5798 family protein — translation MGLGNTARTLQKVADMGEDVYKRLNEVREQVQATQESVAETKARVASLETEVAEQRAILEAIADEQGIDVDSVTAEAHIAEAEDGDGESDAETSGASKNDTESQQSADSEAVSDDSATQENGASTTTDNA, via the coding sequence ATGGGACTCGGAAATACGGCACGAACGCTACAGAAGGTCGCCGACATGGGCGAGGATGTCTACAAGCGACTCAACGAGGTCCGCGAACAGGTGCAGGCGACGCAGGAGAGCGTCGCCGAGACGAAAGCTCGCGTCGCCAGCCTCGAAACGGAAGTGGCCGAGCAGCGGGCGATCCTCGAAGCCATCGCCGACGAACAGGGCATCGACGTCGACTCGGTGACAGCCGAGGCGCACATCGCCGAGGCCGAAGATGGCGACGGAGAATCGGACGCAGAGACGAGCGGTGCCTCGAAGAACGACACCGAGAGCCAGCAGTCGGCGGACAGCGAAGCGGTCTCCGACGACTCGGCGACCCAGGAGAACGGCGCGTCGACCACGACCGACAACGCGTAA